The Desulfatirhabdium butyrativorans DSM 18734 genome includes a region encoding these proteins:
- a CDS encoding helix-turn-helix domain-containing protein, with translation MKNGLGSSFDEFLEEEGMLAQSEAVAAKRVIAYQIEEAMRKAKITKTEMAKRMHTSRAAVNRLLDPMNTSVNLSTIESAAVALGRRIRIEMA, from the coding sequence ATGAAAAACGGTCTCGGAAGTTCATTTGACGAATTTTTGGAAGAAGAAGGGATGCTTGCACAGTCTGAAGCCGTAGCCGCCAAGAGGGTGATCGCCTATCAGATTGAAGAGGCGATGAGAAAAGCAAAAATAACCAAAACGGAAATGGCGAAAAGAATGCATACGAGTCGCGCGGCGGTCAACAGGCTTCTTGACCCGATGAATACGTCCGTGAACCTTTCTACGATCGAAAGCGCTGCTGTAGCGTTAGGCAGAAGAATTCGCATAGAAATGGCTTGA
- a CDS encoding efflux transporter outer membrane subunit, which produces MTRLKWKKLLLAAALLVSMSACTVGPDYVRPAVDAPAAYKEMDGWKAASLRGERAGHIDEAWWRLYGDPLLDEMEARVIAANPDIAIAEAQFRQARSLAQSARAGLFPQLRAGASIQRSAASENAGKANGGVTVSDDLLPIDLSWELDLWGRIRRSVEAGSAGAQASAADLAGVRLSIQAELAQDYLQLRILDTQKRVLDATVARYAQALTLTTNRYNSGVVSRADVLQAQTQLQATSAQAIDAALQRSQLEHAMAILVGKSPAEFAVPVSETLPDIPEIPVAVPSELLEKRPDIAAAERRMASANAQIGMAEAAFYPTLQLGASAGFEASHIDQWLSWPSRFWAVGPSVSQLVFDGGLRKAQKEQALAAYDATVASYRKTVLGAFQEVEDKLAAIHRLGEEARMQSASVQAAREAAQLVVNQYRAGTVGYPSVIVAQTAELAAEKALLDIQGRQLAASVLLIKALGGGWEREEREEKE; this is translated from the coding sequence ATGACCCGTTTGAAATGGAAGAAACTCCTGCTGGCCGCTGCCCTGCTGGTGAGCATGAGCGCCTGCACCGTCGGGCCGGATTATGTGCGACCGGCCGTGGATGCGCCCGCCGCCTACAAGGAAATGGATGGCTGGAAAGCCGCAAGCCTCCGGGGGGAGAGGGCGGGGCATATCGATGAGGCATGGTGGCGGCTTTACGGAGATCCCCTGCTCGACGAGATGGAGGCGCGGGTGATCGCCGCCAACCCGGATATCGCCATCGCAGAGGCGCAGTTTCGACAGGCCCGGTCGCTTGCGCAATCGGCCCGAGCCGGGCTGTTTCCGCAACTGCGCGCCGGCGCCTCGATCCAGCGTTCCGCCGCATCGGAAAATGCCGGCAAGGCAAACGGCGGGGTGACCGTATCGGATGATCTGTTGCCGATCGACCTTTCCTGGGAACTGGATTTGTGGGGCCGGATCCGGCGCAGCGTGGAAGCCGGATCGGCCGGCGCCCAGGCCAGCGCTGCGGATTTGGCAGGTGTGCGGTTGAGCATCCAGGCGGAGCTGGCCCAGGATTATCTGCAATTGCGCATCCTCGACACCCAGAAGCGGGTGCTGGACGCAACCGTCGCCCGGTATGCGCAGGCGCTCACCCTGACCACCAACCGGTACAACAGCGGAGTGGTTTCCCGGGCCGATGTGCTCCAGGCGCAGACGCAACTGCAGGCAACCAGCGCCCAGGCAATCGATGCGGCCCTGCAGCGCAGCCAACTGGAGCATGCCATGGCGATCCTGGTTGGCAAGAGCCCGGCTGAATTCGCCGTTCCCGTCTCGGAAACCTTGCCGGACATACCGGAAATCCCGGTAGCCGTTCCCTCCGAACTTCTGGAGAAACGGCCCGACATCGCCGCTGCCGAACGGCGCATGGCTTCGGCCAACGCCCAGATCGGCATGGCCGAAGCCGCTTTTTACCCGACCCTGCAATTGGGCGCATCGGCAGGCTTTGAAGCCTCCCATATCGATCAGTGGCTGAGCTGGCCGAGCCGTTTCTGGGCCGTCGGTCCGTCGGTCTCGCAACTCGTCTTTGACGGCGGACTGCGCAAGGCCCAGAAAGAGCAGGCCCTGGCCGCATACGATGCGACGGTGGCATCGTATCGAAAAACCGTGTTGGGCGCCTTTCAGGAAGTGGAAGACAAGCTGGCGGCCATTCACAGGCTGGGTGAGGAAGCCCGCATGCAAAGCGCCTCGGTCCAGGCCGCCCGGGAAGCCGCTCAGCTTGTCGTAAACCAGTACCGGGCAGGCACAGTCGGCTATCCCAGTGTCATCGTGGCCCAGACGGCAGAGCTCGCCGCAGAGAAGGCGCTGCTCGATATCCAGGGCAGGCAACTCGCGGCAAGCGTTCTGCTGATCAAGGCCCTGGGCGGGGGATGGGAGAGGGAAGAGAGAGAAGAGAAGGAATAG
- a CDS encoding type II toxin-antitoxin system RelE/ParE family toxin, translating to MGKKIKAYFYRTPAGNEPVREWLKSLAVDDRQMIGNDIKTVEYGWPIGMPVAKPLGDGLYEVRSDISDKKIARVIFTIVEDKMILLNAFIKKSQKTPKEEVELAKKRKKEMG from the coding sequence ATGGGAAAAAAGATAAAGGCGTATTTTTACCGGACCCCGGCAGGCAATGAGCCGGTAAGGGAATGGCTTAAATCCTTGGCTGTCGATGATCGGCAAATGATCGGCAACGATATCAAAACGGTCGAATACGGTTGGCCGATCGGAATGCCTGTCGCAAAACCTTTGGGCGACGGGCTTTATGAGGTCAGAAGCGACATATCGGATAAAAAGATTGCAAGGGTTATTTTCACGATTGTCGAGGACAAAATGATTCTGTTGAACGCTTTTATCAAGAAAAGCCAAAAGACCCCGAAAGAAGAGGTTGAGTTGGCCAAAAAACGAAAAAAGGAAATGGGATGA